A region of Ornithodoros turicata isolate Travis chromosome 5, ASM3712646v1, whole genome shotgun sequence DNA encodes the following proteins:
- the LOC135395422 gene encoding uncharacterized protein LOC135395422, whose amino-acid sequence MAMAAGSFLQVVKYKELSYTDCADLWPRITYDDINEYFINKLGHDKRKMEAYKSMEAYHYVKSGKVHNITIATVNNKVVLRGVVSPSQRSGMVYTCWVAAEHDGEIVDASCSCMAGLGEVCSHCAAICFTVEATHRENSQLPAPTDLPCQWLAPRLKQIPPQQARQLDYRRPRWWSAKRNRNATEDSTIEFPDDKFEAFVSQIRTVAPEARLFTLIDINQAAATQPSTQTQASGDFIISPTSPLSSLNICVELDNIKISRRDAEEIEKLTRLQRKSPAWFAHRKGRITASIFKDVCASKQVKVSSLLQKNFCSQNIRSPAIYYGIENEARAKDSLFALLSQHHANGRIEDCGLMISPRYPYLGCSPDGVYYCDCHEPALVEVKCLYTMRDADPTTLAENGQNQKDFCLTRDGTLKQSHRYYYQVQAQLHLNLVDSKRCYFFLFVERGGHLVEVERDEEFMMCHESSVRAFFTDIVLPRLVSGF is encoded by the exons ATGGCTATGGCTGCAGGAAG CTTTTTGCAAGTGGTGAAGTACAAGGAGTTATCCTACACAGACTGTGCAGACCTGTGGCCACGGATAACATACGACGACATTAATGAATATTTCATTAATAAGCTTGGCCACGATAAGAGGAAGATGGAGGCCTACAAGTCAATGGAAGCGTACCACTATGTTAAAAGCG GTAAAGTACACAACATCACCATAGCCACTGTCAACAACAAAGTAGTGCTGAGAGGGGTTGTCAGCCCCTCACAACGATCGGGCATGGTGTACACATGCTGGGTTGCTGCAGAACATGATGGGGAGATTGTGGATGCATCTTGCTCTTGTATGGCTGG GTTGGGTGAAGTGTGCAGCCACTGTGCTGCGATATGCTTCACTGTTGAGGCAACACACAGAGAGAACTCGCAGCTGCCAGCACCTACAGATCTCCCATGCCAGTGGCTGGCACCACGCCTGAAACAG ATTCCACCTCAGCAAGCGCGGCAGCTAGACTATAGGCGACCTCGATGGTGGTCAGCAAAACGAAACCGTAATGCTACTGAAGATTCCACCATAGAATTTCCAGACGATAAGTTCGAAGCTTTTGTGTCACAAATACGAACA GTCGCACCAGAGGCACGGCTGTTCACACTCATTGATATCAACCAAGCAGCCGCTACGCAACCAAGCACGCAGACTCAGGCCAGTGGCGATTTCATCATTTCGCCTACAAGTCCCTTGAGCTCACTCAACATATGCGTCGAGCTAGACAATATTAAAATATCAAGAAGAGATGCGGAAGAAATAGAAAAACTCACGAGACTACAGCGGAAGAGTCCAGCCTGGTTTGCACACAGAAAAGGCAGGATAACAGCATCAATATTCAAGGACGTATGTGCATCCAAACAGGTCAAAGTGTCATCGCTGCTGCAAAAAAATTTTTGTTCCCAAAACATTAGAAGTCCTGCCATTTATTATGGTATTGAAAACGAAGCAAGGGCAAAAGACTCCCTATTTGCTCTGTTGTCACAGCATCATGCCAATGGAAGGATAGAAGATTGTGGGCTCATGATCAGCCCGAGGTACCCTTATTTGGGATGCAGCCCAGACGGAGTATACTACTGCGACTGCCACGAACCAGCACTGGTTGAAGTAAAGTGCCTATACACAATGAGAGACGCTGACCCAACAACACTCGCTGAAAATGGACAGAACCAAAAGGATTTTTGCCTAACAAGGGATGGAACCCTAAAGCAAAGTCACAGATACTACTACCAGGTACAAGCCCAACTGCACTTGAACCTTGTGGACAGCAAGCGTTGctactttttcctttttgtggaACGTGGTGGACACCTTGTGGAGGTTGAGCGCGACGAAGAGTTTATGATGTGCCATGAAAGCAGTGTGAGAGCTTTCTTCACCGACATTGTGCTCCCACGACTAGTTAGTGGGTTTTAA
- the LOC135395423 gene encoding uncharacterized protein LOC135395423 isoform X1 produces the protein MVGCSAYGCSNSSVKGHKMFRVPWEKARRMRWAVAINRKKAGGRLWMPGVGARICEMHFVTRMRSDDPSHVDYVPSVFRHDRESETRAERKAKRYERHMRIMHKREAAAAQQHPRLDGEAEVGILGTDYGNTACTDDTSIDDNMGDIALTQAKAVQTDALALCASCSCLQEENEVTISVWIKNAGKQISRQVTGKILQVND, from the exons ATGGTCGGATGTTCTGCATACGGGTGCTCTAACTCGTCTGTCAAGGGACATAAAATGTTTCGGGTTCCATGGGAGAAAGCAAGACGAATGCGCTGGGCTGTAGCCATAAACCGAAAAAAAGCCGGCGGCCGTCTGTGGATGCCTGGTGTAGGCGCGCGCATCTGTGAGATGCACTTCGTGACAA GGATGCGAAGCGATGATCCGTCGCATGTGGATTACGTGCCATCAGTGTTCCGACACGATAGAGAGTCCGAGACCCGGGCTGAACGAAAAGCTAAGCG TTATGAACGCCACATGCGCATAATGCATAAGCGAGAAGCTGCAGCTGCTCAGCAGCATCCCAGGCTCGATGGGGAAGCCGAAGTAGGGATTCTGGGCACTGATTATGGCAATACTGCATGTACCGACGATACCAGTATCGACGATAACATGGGCGACATCGCATTGACTCAGGCTAAAG CTGTCCAGACAGACGCACTCGCCTTGTGTGCAAGTTGTTCCTGCTTGcaagaagagaacgag GTGACCATCTCTGTGTGGATCAAGAATGCAGGTAAGCAAATAAGCAGGCAAGTTACAGGTAAGATCTTGCAAGTAAATGATTAG
- the LOC135395423 gene encoding uncharacterized protein LOC135395423 isoform X2, producing the protein MVGCSAYGCSNSSVKGHKMFRVPWEKARRMRWAVAINRKKAGGRLWMPGVGARICEMHFVTRMRSDDPSHVDYVPSVFRHDRESETRAERKAKRYERHMRIMHKREAAAAQQHPRLDGEAEVGILGTDYGNTACTDDTSIDDNMGDIALTQAKAVQTDALALCASCSCLQEENEVVVTGDHLCVDQECR; encoded by the exons ATGGTCGGATGTTCTGCATACGGGTGCTCTAACTCGTCTGTCAAGGGACATAAAATGTTTCGGGTTCCATGGGAGAAAGCAAGACGAATGCGCTGGGCTGTAGCCATAAACCGAAAAAAAGCCGGCGGCCGTCTGTGGATGCCTGGTGTAGGCGCGCGCATCTGTGAGATGCACTTCGTGACAA GGATGCGAAGCGATGATCCGTCGCATGTGGATTACGTGCCATCAGTGTTCCGACACGATAGAGAGTCCGAGACCCGGGCTGAACGAAAAGCTAAGCG TTATGAACGCCACATGCGCATAATGCATAAGCGAGAAGCTGCAGCTGCTCAGCAGCATCCCAGGCTCGATGGGGAAGCCGAAGTAGGGATTCTGGGCACTGATTATGGCAATACTGCATGTACCGACGATACCAGTATCGACGATAACATGGGCGACATCGCATTGACTCAGGCTAAAG CTGTCCAGACAGACGCACTCGCCTTGTGTGCAAGTTGTTCCTGCTTGcaagaagagaacgag GTTGTCGTTACAGGTGACCATCTCTGTGTGGATCAAGAATGCAGGTAA